Part of the Anaerohalosphaeraceae bacterium genome is shown below.
ACGGAGGTGTCGATGGATGAGACGGACAGCCCGCAGACGCCGGTGGAGCTGCTGCTGATTTTGTCGGCGATTGCCCGCGAGGGTATCCCCGCCCAGACGATCGCCCCCAAGTTTACCGGCCGATTCAATAAAGGGGTCGATTATGTCGGCAATCTGGAGCAGTTTGAAAAGGAATTCAACGAAGATTTGGCGGTAATTGCCTTTGCCGTCAAAGAGTTCGGGCTGCCGGCCAATCTGAAGCTGTCGGTTCATTCCGGCAGCGACAAGTTTTCCATTTACGCTCCCATCCGCCGGGCGATTCATCGATTCGGAGCCGGGCTGCATCTGAAAACGGCCGGCACCACGTGGCTGGAGGAGCTCATCGGCCTGGCCGAAGCCGGCGGCGAAGGGCTGGCCATCGCCAAAGAGGTCTATGCCAAGGCCCTCGAAAACCGCCAGGCCCTGTGCGCGCCGTATGCGACGGTGATTGACATCGATGCCGCCAGGCTGCCGGCGCCGAAGGAAGTGGACCGATGGGATGGAAAGCGGTTTGCGGCAGCCCTGCGGCACAACCCCCGATGTCCTGACTACAATCCCCATTTCCGGCAGCTGCTGCATGTGGGCTACAAAGTCGCCGCCCAAATGGGCAGGCGGTTTACAGACGCACTGGAGCGTTTCGAGGAGGAGATTGCCAAACACGTCTCGGCCAACCTCCTCGAGCGGCACATCCGGCCGGTCTTCGGCAAAGGGGCTTAAGAGGTTTCCGGCAGAAACTCAAAGGGTTTTTGGGCGACGGAGAAGGGCCGATATTGCCCGATGCTGTTCAGCAGCCCCAGGGCAATATAGTTGGTCAGCAGGCTGGAGCCGCCGTAGCTGATAAACGGCAGCGTCAGGCCGGTAATCGGCATCAGCCCCAGTGTCATTCCGATATTGACGAAGACCTGCACGGCAAACATCGTGGTAATGCCGACGGCTACCAGCCGCCCGAACGGGTCCGTATTCCGCCAGGCAATCTCCATCCCCGCCGCGATAATCACCCCGTACAGCAGAAGAATAACCAGGCACCCGACCAGCCCGAACTGGTGAGCCACAATGGCAAAGACAAAGTCGTTGTGCTTGTCCGGCAGGAAGAAAAAGTCGTCCTGCACATACGGCCCGCGGGCAAACCCGTAGCCGAACAGCCCGCCGGAAGCGATGGCCTGCTTGGCCTGCAGCAGCTGATAGCCCCCGCCTTCCTTCCAGTTATAGAGCCGTTCGGGCCTGCCCACCAATATCCGCGCCAGCGTCGGGTGTTCGCGGGCCATCGCCCGCACTTTGGGGCTTTGCAGGACCAGACTGGCGATTCGCATCCGCTGGTAGTCGCGCATCGACATCCACAGGATTGGGCTCGTCAGCAGAGCCAGGCCGATAATCAGCAGCAGATGCCAGCCCTTGGCCCCGGCCGCAAACAGCATCGCAAACAAAATCGGCATCATCAGGATGACCGTTCCCAAATCCGGCTCCAGCAGAATCAGCACCATCGCCAAAAACGTCAGGGCAAAGGGTCCGATAAGCCCCAGCAGCCGGCGGTAGTTTTTGCGGTAGCGCAGATAATACGCCAGAGCAAGAATGAAGGCAATTTTGCAAAACTCCGACGGCTGAATCTGGAAAAAAGTGTGGCTGCCGATGGAAAACTCAATCCAGCGGCGGGCCCGGCCCTCCCGGTAAGGAACAAACGGAATATCAATAATGATATCGACCAGCAAAATTGCCAACAGAACCAGCACGGCTGCATACAAGCCGTAAGAGACAGGACCCAGCCGGCGATAGCCGATTAGATTGACGGTAATCATCCCGACAAGACCGATAAAGACATAAAATATCTGTTTTTTCCAGAGTGAGGCTAGTTTGGCGGCCCGTTCAGAGGTAGTCGTCGTTTCCGCTTCTGCCGGCTGCGTTTCCGCATCGTTAGCGTTTTCAGTGTTAAGATAGGGGATTTGCGGCTCCAAAGGTGCCGGATGGCCGGCCGCATAAATCACAGCAATACCGACGGCGGTCAGTATTAACCCTGCCGACAGCATAAATATCCGCGTGAAAAGCAGTCGTCCTGCAAACAGGTCTTTTAACATCTGTTATCTCTTGTAAATACAAAATTTCGCATTTTCAGTTTTGATTTTTAGGTTTTAAACCTTTGATTTTCTAATTTCGGATTTCGAGTTTCGGATTTAGGATTTTGGATTTTCTGTATTGTAATTGTATCGTCTTTCGGCGGGCCGGAAAAGGAAACTTTTTGTCCGAATTCAGAAAGAGGTATAAAGCGATAGACGTAATCCACAATTTATTTTTCAATATAGGTAAGCGGCGGCTTATCGGATTTTTTTGACTTTTTCAAAATTTTTCTTGATTCGGCGGCGGCTTTATTGTATTATCAGCGTTGTGTTGAGGAGCAGAAAAGTGAGATTTGGGAAAATGAAGAGGGTGATGGAAAGTCATTTCGTTTCATCATTCTGCTAAAGCATGGGGGAATTTCGGAAGCGAGAGAAAACCTTGAGGCGCGTGGCCTTTAAGGGTGATGAATAGGGGAAAAAGAAAAAGAGAAAGGAAGGTGTAGCAATGAGAAAAGTACTCCCGATTTTGTTGGCGATTGCAATCGCTGCGCCGACATGGGCGAACGTGACCGTGTCGGTGGCGGAAGGGACCGCCAATGACCAAATCGCCGAGCTGAATCTGGCGATTGACGGCGGTTCGGTGGTCCGCGGAATGGCTATCAAGGTGACCATCACCGGTGCCGACCTGGCGGCCATTGCGGATGTGACCGATGTGATGTCCGCGTTCAATGCCTACATTGATTACTACTACAGCAACCCCGGCTTCCTCGGCACGCTGCCCAGCGAGACAGCCCTGCCCGGCACGGGTGCCCAT
Proteins encoded:
- a CDS encoding FtsW/RodA/SpoVE family cell cycle protein, which translates into the protein MLKDLFAGRLLFTRIFMLSAGLILTAVGIAVIYAAGHPAPLEPQIPYLNTENANDAETQPAEAETTTTSERAAKLASLWKKQIFYVFIGLVGMITVNLIGYRRLGPVSYGLYAAVLVLLAILLVDIIIDIPFVPYREGRARRWIEFSIGSHTFFQIQPSEFCKIAFILALAYYLRYRKNYRRLLGLIGPFALTFLAMVLILLEPDLGTVILMMPILFAMLFAAGAKGWHLLLIIGLALLTSPILWMSMRDYQRMRIASLVLQSPKVRAMAREHPTLARILVGRPERLYNWKEGGGYQLLQAKQAIASGGLFGYGFARGPYVQDDFFFLPDKHNDFVFAIVAHQFGLVGCLVILLLYGVIIAAGMEIAWRNTDPFGRLVAVGITTMFAVQVFVNIGMTLGLMPITGLTLPFISYGGSSLLTNYIALGLLNSIGQYRPFSVAQKPFEFLPETS
- a CDS encoding tagaturonate epimerase family protein, whose protein sequence is MADKRLETYSMGIGDRFGHQGRAQLRAMQAARAEGIEIVPVWNKSFREHSIIGTRPADVRAEADAAVSAMGWKHSYYVDADHINFKNVESFIDCSDFFTLDVAEEIGHPAEPKEMEVFVRSCRDFLGTLTIPGIERPFVISEKTLEAAAAKYLFAVQQAGRIYRHLAKKKGPGTFITEVSMDETDSPQTPVELLLILSAIAREGIPAQTIAPKFTGRFNKGVDYVGNLEQFEKEFNEDLAVIAFAVKEFGLPANLKLSVHSGSDKFSIYAPIRRAIHRFGAGLHLKTAGTTWLEELIGLAEAGGEGLAIAKEVYAKALENRQALCAPYATVIDIDAARLPAPKEVDRWDGKRFAAALRHNPRCPDYNPHFRQLLHVGYKVAAQMGRRFTDALERFEEEIAKHVSANLLERHIRPVFGKGA